The following are from one region of the Chanos chanos chromosome 10, fChaCha1.1, whole genome shotgun sequence genome:
- the LOC115822657 gene encoding protein mono-ADP-ribosyltransferase PARP9-like: MDETEKFPLLEEHAHIVNTCGSELSLCLESKFGCTAVFHGVEAASSSSFNGSMQPKKVTPEKRYSIQLPKGLKVSVWKDDLTSHQVDAVVNAANEQLQHGGGLALALANAGGPEITRESERIIKNHGNVKTGDAVVTRAGNLLCKRVIHAVGPYLKPNPSKKDVEKAAPFLQRAVISILECLQKENLRSVAIPALSSGLFNFPLESCAEIIVRTLKEYHDSSPVSKCQAIEVRLVNHDEPSVSEMEKACHKILEPNSYSKAVSMGTSSDTRSVKMNAVSLHIKKGYIQREQTCVIVNTTSPQLDLAVGAISKAILDKAGRELQTEIRKTYYAYFGDVIKTKGYKLDCQFVYHVLCKHKVQGDRTAEKMLGEIVSKCLHMAARDNMTSISFPAIGSGELRFKSHEVADIMTAAVVDFSKRYTGRPMDVHFILYPPDKDIYTAFEKELTSIQMNLRSTVNQGSISHERQAGREVQPLIELRARSPEAQREAKRWITDLFMKHQSTTINNNHVMHFGQKDHEELLSLQTMFNVNLRVFCRDGRAGVTITGDSGDVKAAAVRIEAMCCRAQEDFALAEESDMLHSLVRWQCKDLPDLQEPKINADVEKAYLAGDKTVRLSENLWVNLRTNKVENDRGNSSDVSRICFFDSYGKHRLSSGSFYERDPMKDGHSTWQRKEIFEKNGLQIVKVERVENMALRQLFELNGKRVSGKPRRLYQRVSAQFCELICRVGFQREYAPPDEQKYGAGIYFSTDLDTARKLWRGPRDEEYMYFFEAEVLAGKTTRGSSDMIIPPSINGDPLVRYDSVTDSSQNISVIFSSQQALPLYLITCKPRRQTTSSV, translated from the exons ATGGATGAAACAGAAAAGTTCCCACTTTTGGAGGAGCATGCACACATTGTAAATACATGTGGATCTGAACTAAGTCTATGTCTGGAGTCCAAATTTGGCTGCACTGCAGTGTTTCATGGTGTTGAAGCTGCTTCTAGTTCATCCTTCAATGGCAGCATGCAACCCAAAAAAGTTACTCCTGAGAAGAGGTATTCCATACAGCTTCCCAAAGGCCTCAAGGTTTCCGTCTGGAAGGATGACCTCACATCTCATCAGGTGGATGCTGTGGTTAATGCAGCCAATGAACAACTCCAACATGGTGGAGGTCTTGCATTAGCACTTGCAAATGCTGGGGGACCAGAGATTAcacgagagagtgagagaataatAAAAAATCATGGAAATGTAAAAACTGGAGATGCGGTCGTCACTCGTGCTGGAAATCTTCTCTGCAAAAGGGTCATACATGCTGTTGGTCCATACCTTAAGCCCAATCCAAGTAAGAAAGACGTTGAAAAGGCCGCACCGTTTTTACAGAGGGCAGTCATCAGTATCCTTGAGTGCCTACAGAAAGAAAACCTTCGGTCTGTTGCCATTCCTGCTCTGAGTTCTGGCCTTTTCAATTTTCCATTGGAGAGTTGTGCTGAGATCATTGTGAGAACCTTGAAAGAGTATCATGACTCCAGCCCAGTCAGCAAGTGTCAGGCCATTGAAGTTCGTCTGGTGAATCACGATGAGCCGTCAGTGAGTGAGATGGAGAAAGCATGTCACAAGATTCTTGAACCTAATTCATACAGTAAAGCTGTGAGCATGGGAACATCCTCTGATACCCGTTCTGTCAAAATGAACGCCGTTTCTCTCCACATTAAAAAAGGATATATTCAAAGAGAGCAG ACATGTGTCATTGTGAACACAACATCTCCTCAACTGGACCTGGCAGTTGGCGCCATTTCCAAAGCCATATTGGATAAGGCTGGGAGAGAGCTTCAGACTGAGATCAGAAAAACATATTATGCTTACTTTGGAgatgtcattaaaacaaaaggaTATAAACTTGACTGCCAGTTTGTATACCACGTGTTGTGCAAGCATAAAGTACAAGGTGATAGGACTGCAGAAAAG ATGCTTGGTGAAATTGTTTCAAAGTGTTTGCACATGGCAGCACGAGATAACATGACATCAATCTCTTTCCCTGCTATTGGCTCTGGTGAATTGCGCTTCAAAAGCCATGAGGTTGCTGATATCATGACAGCAGCCGTGGTGGACTTTTCCAAACGATACACGGGACGCCCTATGGATGTCCATTTCATTTTGTACCCCCCTGATAAAGACATATACACG GCCTTTGAAAAGGAACTGACATCGATTCAAATGAATCTCAGGTCCACTGTCAACCAAG GTTCCATCTCTCATGAACGACAAGCTGGTCGTGAGGTTCAACCACTCATTGAGCTCCGTGCGCGTTCTccagaagcacagagagaggccaAAAGATGGATAACCGATCTGTTTATGAAGCATCAGAGCACCACGATAAATAACAACCATGTCATGCACTTTGGCCAAAAAGATCATGAAGAATTGTTGTCTCTCCAGACCATGTTTAATGTAAACTTGAGAGTGTTCTGTAGAGATGGTCGGGCTGGAGTTACCATCACTGGGGACTCTGGAGATGTCAAGGCTGCAGCTGTTCGTATAGAGGCCATGTGCTGCAGGGCTCAGGAGGATTTTGCCTTGGCTGAAGAGAGTGACATGCTGCACTCCCTGGTGCGCTGGCAATGCAAAGATCTCCCAGACTTGCAGGAACCAAAGATAAACGCTGATGTAGAAAAGGCCTATCTTGCTGGTGACAAAACCGTAAGGCTTTCTGAGAATCTCTGGGTGAATTTAAGAACAAATAAGGTGGAGAATGATCGAGGGAACTCCAGTGATGTTTCCAGGATCT GTTTTTTTGATTCCTATGGGAAACACAGGTTATCCAGTGGGTCATTTTATGAGAGGGATCCTATGAAAGACGGTCATTCTACGTGGCAGAGAAaggaaatatttgaaaaaaatggaCTTCAAATTGTCAAG GTGGAGCGTGTTGAGAACATGGCACTCAGGCAACTTTTCGAGTTGAACGGAAAGAGAGTATCAGGCAAACCTCGGCGTCTATACCAGCGTGTGTCTGCTCAGTTCTGTGAGCTGATCTGTAGAGTGGGATTTCAGAGGGAGTACGCCCCACCTGATG AGCAAAAGTATGGAGCAGGAATCTACTTCAGTACTGATCTGGACACAGCCAGGAAATTGTGGAGGGGCCCCAGAGACGAGGAGTACATGTACTTCTTCGAAGCTGAAGTGCTCGCTGGGAAGACCACCAGAGGTTCATCAGACATGATCATACCACCGTCAATTAATGGTGACCCACTGGTCCGTTATGACAGCGTTACAGATTCAAGTCAAAACATATCTGTGATCTTCAGCAGCCAGCAGGCTCTCCCTCTGTACCTGATTACATGCAAACCTCGTAGGCAGACCACCTCTTCTGTTTGA
- the faima gene encoding fas apoptotic inhibitory molecule a: protein MSGDLVGVWEVALSDGVHRIEFEHGTTTGKRVIYIDGKEVLRRDWMFKLVGKETFNVGNADTKATINIDAVSGFAYEYTLEINGQSLKKYMENRSKVTSTWLLNLDGIDCRVVLEKDTMDIWCNGQKMETAGEFVDDGTETHFTLGDHDCCIKAVSSGKKRDGIIHTLLVDGTEVSEATE from the exons ATGTCAGGCGACCTAGTCGGTGTGTGGGAGGTAGCGCTGAGTGACGGTGTTCACAGGATCGAATTTGAGCATGGCACAACCACGGGAAAACGGGTTATCTACATCGACGGCAAG GAAGTCCTGCGGAGAGACTGGATGTTCAAACTGGTCGGGAAGGAGACGTTTAACGTCGGGAACGCAGACACCAAGGCCACCATCAACATCGACGCGGTCAGCGGCTTTGCCTACGAGTACACTCTGGAGATCAATGGGCAGAGTCTGAAAAAGTACATGGAGAACCGTTCCAAAGTCACCAGCACGTGGCTACTCAACCTAGATGGCATCGACTGCAGGGTAGTACTGG agaaagacaccaTGGACATCTGGTGCAACGGACAAAAAATGGAGACAGCG GGTGAGTTTGTGGATGACGGCACGGAGACTCACTTCACGCTGGGCGACCACGACTGCTGCATCAAGGCCGTGAGCAGCGGCAAGAAGAGAGATggcatcatacacacactcctagtGGACGGCACAGAGGTGTCCGAAGCCACAGAGTGA
- the LOC115822215 gene encoding aryl hydrocarbon receptor-like, producing the protein MLNKIHACSMYAGRKRRKPVQRTVKQPASEGTKSNPSKRHRDRLNSELERLANLLPFPEEVTSTLDKLSILRLSVSYLRAKNFFRVAVKNHNCNGVASSVDNHDCSKTVGLPSSWNPESELLLQALNGFVLVITADGIIFYSSHTIQDYLGFHQTDVMHQSVFELVHTEDQQELRKNLHWAFNPSSTSHSAPLEASQEVEQDCGSSLESYNPEELPPENSSFLERSFVCRFRCLLDNSSGFLALNLQGRLKFLHGQSRCWEEAVKAPPKLALFAIASPLLPPSILEIRTKNMIFRTKHKLDFTPMACDAKGKIVLGYTEAELRARGSGYQFIHAADMLYCAENHVRMMKTGESGLTVFRLLTKDNNWKWVQANARLVYKNGKPDYIIATQRPLVEEEGGEYLRQRSLHLPFTFTTGEATLYHTSHPISGYNEDRQSNAKTSSKSKKGRTDSKDILDPCSLLGALMSQDESVYVCQPALEPKMSFQSSLLGSLEELPHIAHCKASEALRDWSETENIVLTPGLPESTFDPLLDTLESLCLGGKVVGDLDGCSNRELFSALDGLGLSAEDLELLLLDERMIRVEMDPDRVPTLDDLLTNDEILTYIHDSLEQKMESQVPSTSTPTTLLTATTTGPETCPTSSLSVQGRYVTPRPPLIGQQPIVQLSQQMQQHLGVTPAKAALDTWGLGSHSKEHVVKRQEQQDYSRQESDWLDHPVATRSSGLDNQCNKQKMSVQNGETTEQHQQYLQERQHGEIPHLHPQYPTVQRGYGLNGVYPMSTSNAVGLDHAMSKDYMQVYNHSHQGQTTNGHVYFYDANSALTGTAVNACVDYSLAAIPCLNFTINSGLPQETGANQGTRAAVASYQKGQEQLAQVLSSFSQQILGDGPTRGQIPTQDPFEMFMSESHDAVQSSKMENGCIPNVGYAAGSALPNGSAVTLSSGVLAHPEAIPSLPDPQPTGFLI; encoded by the exons atgttaaataaaatacacGCTTGCAGCATGTATGCCGGACGTAAGCGAAGAAAACCTGTGCAGAGAAC GGTCAAACAGCCCGCTTCTGAAGGGACCAAATCCAACCCATCCAAACGTCATAGGGACAGGCTGAACTCCGAGTTGGAACGGCTTGCCAACCTGCTGCCTTTCCCGGAGGAGGTCACCTCCACCCTGGACAAACTCTCCATCCTCCGCCTCAGTGTTAGTTACCTACGGGCAAAGAATTTCTTCAGAG TGGCTGTGAAGAACCATAATTGCAATGGAGTGGCATCCAGCGTTGATAATCATGACTGCAGTAAAACTGTGGGATTGCCAAGCAGCTGGAACCCCGAAAGTGAACTTCTCCTGCAG GCTCTGAATGGCTTTGTGCTGGTAATCACTGCTGATGGCATCATATTCTACTCCTCCCACACCATTCAGGATTACCTGGGCTTCCACCAG ACTGACGTTATGcatcagagtgtgtttgagctgGTCCACACAGAAGATCAGCAGGAGCTCAGGAAGAACCTCCACTGGGCGTTCAACCCCTCCTCCACTTctcactctgctcctctggaAGCTTCTCAAG AAGTGGAGCAAGATTGTGGCTCCTCCCTGGAGTCCTATAACCCAGAGGAGCTGCCACCTGAGAACTCCTCGTTCCTGGAGAGGAGTTTTGTGTGTCGCTTTCGATGTCTCCTGGACAATTCCTCTGGATTCCTG GCTCTGAATCTACAAGGTAGGCTGAAATTCCTGCATGGCCAGAGCCGGTGTTGGGAGGAGGCGGTGAAAGCACCGCCTAAGCTGGCACTGTTTGCAATCGCAAGCCCGCTTCTACCTCCCTCCATTTTGGAAATCAGGACCAAGAATATGATCTTCAGAACCAAGCACAAACTGGACTTCACTCCCATGGCCTGCGATgccaa GGGTAAAATTGTCCTGGGGTATACTGAAGCTGAGTTGAGAGCTCGAGGGTCCGGTTACCAATTCATCCATGCTGCGGACATGTTGTACTGCGCTGAAAACCACGTTCGGA TGATGAAGACAGGCGAGAGTGGACTGACGGTATTCCGGCTCCTCACCAAGGACAATAACTGGAAATGGGTACAGGCCAATGCAAGACTGGTATACAAAAATGGCAAGCCCGATTACATCATTGCCACCCAGAGACCCCTTGT GGAGGAAGAAGGCGGAGAATATCTCAGGCAACGCTCTCTGCACCTCCCCTTTACCTTCACCACTGGAGAGGCTACGCTCTACCATACAAGCCATCCAATATCAGGATATAATGAGGATCGTCAGAGCAATGCAAAGACAAGCAGCAAATCCAAAAAGGGCCGAACCGACTCCAAGGATATCCTGGACCCATGTTCCCTGCTCGGTGCACTCATGAGCCAGGATGAGTCTGTCTATGTGTGCCAGCCAGCTTTAGAACCTAAGATGTCCTTCCAAAGCAGTTTGCTTGGCTCGTTGGAGGAACTACCTCACATCGCTCACTGTAAAGCTTCGGAGGCTCTGCGAGATTGGAGTGAAACTGAGAATATTGTTTTAACTCCGGGACTGCCTGAATCAACTTTTGACCCCCTTCTGGACACCTTGGAATCACTGTGTTTGGGAGGCAAGGTAGTTGGGGATTTGGACGGTTGTTCTAACAGGGAGCTGTTTAGCGCTTTGGACGGTCTCGGATTGAGTGCAGAGGATCTTGAGCTGCTTTTGCTGGATGAGCGGATGATCCGAGTTGAAATGGACCCGGACAGGGTGCCCACACTGGATGATTTGCTCACCAATGATGAGATTCTGACATACATTCATGATTCCCTTGAGCAAAAGATGGAAAGCCAGGTGCCTTCAACCTCAACACCGACAACATTACTAACAGCCACAACCACAGGGCCGGAAACCTGCCCTACGTCTTCCCTCAGCGTGCAGGGGCGGTATGTTACCCCTCGGCCacctctgattggtcagcagCCCATTGTACAGCTGTCTCAGCAGATGCAACAACACCTGGGCGTGACACCAGCAAAAGCAGCTCTAGACACTTGGGGTCTTGGCAGTCATTCAAAGGAGCATGTGGTGAAGAGGCAAGAGCAACAGGACTATTCACGTCAGGAAAGTGACTGGTTGGATCACCCTGTAGCAACCAGGTCCAGTGGACTTGACAATCAGTGtaacaaacaaaagatgtcTGTGCAGAATGGAGAAACTACTGAGCAACACCAGCAGTACCTCCAGGAACGACAACATGGGGAGATTCCTCATCTCCATCCCCAGTATCCCACAGTTCAAAGAGGCTACGGTCTCAATGGGGTTTACCCTATGAGTACGAGTAATGCTGTTGGCCTAGACCATGCCATGAGCAAAGACTACATGCAAGTTTATAATCACAGTCACCAGGGACAAACAACAAATGGTCATGTTTACTTCTACGACGCAAACTCTGCACTCACTGGGACTGCAGTGAATGCTTGTGTGGATTATAGCCTGGCAGCCATTCCTTGTTTGAATTTTACAATCAACAGTGGGTTGCCTCAAGAAACTGGTGCCAACCAGGGGACAAGAGCAGCCGTTGCATCTTATCAGAAAGGACAAGAGCAGCTGGCTCAGGTCTTGTCCAGTTTTTCGCAGCAGATCCTGGGTGACGGCCCGACGCGTGGGCAGATACCTACACAGGACCCGTTCGAAATGTTTATGTCAGAATCTCATGATGCAGTACAGAGCAGCAAG aTGGAGAATGGGTGTATTCCCAATGTCGGCTATGCTGCAGGCAGTGCCTTGCCCAATGGAAGTGCAGTAACGCTCTCTAGTGGTGTGCTGGCTCATCCGGAAGCGATTCCCAGTCTCCCAGATCCACAGCCCACTGGTTTTCTAATCTGA